The Streptomyces sp. P9-A4 genome contains a region encoding:
- a CDS encoding carbohydrate ABC transporter permease, which yields MTVDSQGTATAGPQDAPGRAAGKSQTPPPPSGPKEVLQPSRGRRSLPGGLLPYLLVAPALLSMAVLLLYPLIRNVILSFQQINRKEFITRESVWIGFDNYKDLLGDPDFWTVVVRSLVFTAVNVVLIMAIGTGIGLLLNRLGKKMRLVLSLALMFAWAMPIVASVTVFRWLFDEQFGVVNWLMRTLGFAGYEQHNWFETGFSTLVIILILLVWGSVPFVALNMYAALTTVGTELYEAAKMDGASGWRTFWAVVFPNLKSFFMITTFLEIIWIFKAFAQVYAMNLGGPDRGSETLPVFAYIEGVGQFHYGVAAAISILTIVMLIAVMSFYFRLILKQEEEL from the coding sequence ATGACCGTGGACTCCCAGGGGACGGCGACCGCCGGTCCCCAGGACGCGCCCGGGAGGGCGGCAGGGAAGTCTCAGACTCCGCCACCCCCTTCGGGCCCGAAGGAAGTCCTTCAGCCTTCGCGCGGCAGACGCTCCCTGCCCGGCGGGCTGCTGCCGTACCTGCTCGTCGCGCCTGCCCTGCTGTCCATGGCGGTGCTGCTGCTCTACCCGCTGATCCGCAATGTGATCCTCTCCTTCCAGCAGATCAACCGGAAGGAATTCATCACCCGCGAGTCGGTCTGGATCGGCTTCGACAACTACAAGGACCTGCTCGGCGACCCGGACTTCTGGACCGTCGTCGTCCGGAGCCTCGTCTTCACCGCCGTCAACGTCGTCCTCATCATGGCGATCGGCACCGGCATAGGCCTGCTGCTCAACCGCCTCGGCAAGAAGATGCGACTGGTCCTCTCGCTGGCCCTGATGTTCGCCTGGGCCATGCCGATCGTCGCCTCCGTCACGGTCTTCCGCTGGCTCTTCGACGAGCAGTTCGGCGTCGTGAACTGGCTGATGCGCACGCTCGGCTTCGCCGGCTACGAGCAGCACAACTGGTTCGAGACCGGCTTCTCCACCCTGGTCATCATCCTGATCCTGCTCGTCTGGGGCTCCGTCCCGTTCGTCGCCCTCAACATGTACGCCGCCCTGACGACCGTCGGGACCGAGCTGTACGAGGCCGCCAAGATGGACGGCGCCAGCGGCTGGCGGACCTTCTGGGCCGTGGTCTTCCCGAACCTGAAGTCCTTCTTCATGATCACCACGTTCCTGGAGATCATCTGGATCTTCAAGGCGTTCGCGCAGGTCTACGCGATGAACCTGGGCGGTCCCGACCGAGGCTCCGAGACGCTCCCCGTCTTCGCCTACATCGAGGGCGTCGGCCAGTTCCACTACGGTGTCGCCGCCGCCATCTCCATCCTGACGATCGTGATGCTCATCGCGGTCATGTCCTTCTACTTCCGCCTGATCCTGAAGCAGGAGGAGGAGCTGTGA
- a CDS encoding carbohydrate ABC transporter permease, which translates to MSTTNPTPQKLRTRKPLTVGTVAKNVSALVIAVVFVFPVYWMFSSSLKPQHEIMTKDPVFVFTPTLENYTTATGVDLFWTYVTNSLTVTIGAVLLALLVALAASFAIARMRFRGRKGIVLIVMLAQMAPWEVMVIAMYMISRENDMLNSIPMLTLIYFVMVLPFTIWTLRGFIAAVPVELEEAAQIDGCTRAQAFRKVIFPLLAPGLMSTSLFGFITAWNEFAMILMLNKDKESQTLTLWLTQFQTAFGSDWGATMAASTLFALPVLIVFLFLQRKAVGGMTAGAVKG; encoded by the coding sequence GTGAGCACCACCAACCCGACTCCGCAGAAGCTGCGCACCAGGAAGCCGCTCACGGTCGGCACGGTCGCCAAGAACGTCAGCGCCCTCGTGATCGCGGTGGTGTTCGTCTTCCCCGTCTACTGGATGTTCTCGTCCTCGCTGAAGCCGCAGCACGAGATCATGACGAAGGACCCCGTCTTCGTCTTCACGCCGACGCTGGAGAACTACACGACGGCGACCGGTGTCGACCTGTTCTGGACGTACGTCACCAACAGCCTCACCGTCACCATCGGCGCCGTCCTCCTGGCCCTCCTCGTCGCCCTGGCCGCGAGCTTCGCCATCGCCCGCATGCGGTTCAGGGGACGCAAGGGCATCGTCCTCATCGTGATGCTGGCGCAGATGGCCCCCTGGGAGGTCATGGTCATCGCGATGTACATGATCTCCCGTGAGAACGACATGCTGAACAGCATTCCGATGCTCACGCTCATCTACTTCGTGATGGTCCTCCCCTTCACCATCTGGACCCTGCGCGGCTTCATCGCCGCCGTCCCAGTCGAGCTGGAGGAGGCCGCCCAGATCGACGGCTGCACCCGGGCACAGGCCTTCCGCAAGGTGATCTTCCCGCTGCTCGCCCCCGGACTGATGTCGACCTCGCTCTTCGGCTTCATCACCGCCTGGAACGAGTTCGCCATGATCCTCATGCTGAACAAGGACAAGGAGTCGCAGACCCTGACGCTCTGGCTGACCCAGTTCCAGACCGCGTTCGGCAGCGACTGGGGCGCCACCATGGCCGCCTCCACGCTCTTCGCACTGCCCGTCCTCATCGTCTTCCTCTTCCTCCAGCGCAAGGCCGTCGGCGGCATGACCGCCGGCGCGGTGAAGGGATAA
- a CDS encoding glycoside hydrolase family 3 protein: protein MTTLVHGADTLTRDALTVLQPGFVGTTAPDWLLRRIGEGLSSVGLFGRNIVSPEQLAALTAQLRAERDDVLVAIDEEGGDVTRLEVKQGSSFPGNYALGSVDDVELTRAVARELGRRLARCGVDLNWAPSADVNSNAENPVIGVRSFGPDPDLVARHTVAYVDGLQGVGVAACTKHFPGHGDTNVDSHDALPRIDVDLATLHARELVPFRAAIAAGTKAVMSAHILLSALDPHRPATLSPQILTGLLRQELGFEGLIVTDGMEMQAVAATYGIERGSVLAIAAGADAICVGGGLCDEDTVLQLRDALVNAVRTGELPEERLADAAARVRALASWTQAHRARGAESVPGAAAQEGTAPGAGIGLVAARRALKVTRGDRPYTPMSSAPYVASFTPVANFAVGDETPWGVAAELDRLLPGTETGSYADSSVDAVLAAAGERRIVAVVRDVHRHPWMGEALDGLVAARPDTVVVEMGLNEAEPRGALHIATHGAARVCGRAAAEAVVGTCA, encoded by the coding sequence ATGACCACACTCGTACACGGCGCGGACACCCTGACCCGTGACGCGCTCACGGTGCTCCAGCCCGGCTTCGTCGGGACCACCGCGCCCGACTGGCTGCTCCGCCGCATCGGCGAGGGCCTCTCCTCGGTCGGTCTCTTCGGCCGGAACATCGTCAGCCCCGAGCAGCTCGCCGCGCTCACCGCGCAGCTGCGGGCCGAGCGGGACGACGTCCTCGTCGCCATCGACGAGGAGGGCGGCGACGTCACCCGCCTGGAGGTCAAGCAGGGGTCGTCGTTCCCCGGCAACTACGCGCTCGGCAGCGTGGACGACGTCGAGCTCACCCGGGCCGTGGCCCGCGAGCTCGGCCGCCGGCTCGCCCGGTGCGGCGTCGACCTCAACTGGGCGCCGTCCGCCGACGTCAACTCCAACGCCGAGAACCCGGTCATCGGCGTCCGGTCCTTCGGGCCGGACCCGGACCTGGTCGCCCGGCACACCGTGGCGTACGTCGACGGCCTCCAGGGCGTCGGGGTCGCGGCCTGCACCAAGCACTTCCCCGGGCACGGCGACACGAACGTGGACTCCCACGACGCGCTGCCCCGGATCGATGTGGACCTCGCCACACTGCACGCCCGTGAGCTGGTGCCTTTCCGCGCGGCCATCGCCGCGGGTACCAAAGCGGTCATGAGCGCGCATATCCTGCTCTCCGCGCTCGACCCGCACCGTCCGGCCACCCTGAGCCCGCAGATCCTCACCGGTCTGCTGCGCCAGGAGCTGGGCTTCGAGGGCCTGATCGTCACCGACGGCATGGAGATGCAGGCCGTCGCCGCGACGTACGGCATCGAGCGCGGATCCGTCCTCGCCATCGCCGCGGGCGCCGACGCCATCTGCGTCGGCGGCGGGCTGTGCGACGAGGACACCGTGCTGCAGCTGCGCGACGCGCTGGTGAACGCGGTACGGACCGGTGAACTGCCCGAGGAGCGGCTGGCCGACGCCGCGGCGCGCGTGCGCGCCCTGGCGTCCTGGACCCAGGCGCACCGGGCCAGGGGGGCTGAATCGGTGCCGGGCGCGGCAGCGCAGGAGGGGACCGCGCCCGGCGCCGGCATCGGACTCGTCGCCGCCCGCCGGGCCCTCAAGGTGACCCGGGGGGACCGGCCGTACACGCCGATGAGCAGCGCTCCCTACGTGGCCTCCTTCACGCCCGTCGCGAACTTCGCGGTGGGCGACGAGACGCCCTGGGGCGTCGCGGCCGAGCTGGACCGGCTGCTGCCCGGCACGGAGACCGGCTCCTACGCCGACTCCTCCGTGGACGCCGTCCTCGCCGCAGCGGGGGAGCGGCGGATCGTGGCGGTCGTACGTGACGTCCACCGCCACCCCTGGATGGGCGAGGCCCTGGACGGCCTCGTCGCGGCCCGCCCCGACACGGTCGTGGTCGAGATGGGCCTGAACGAGGCGGAGCCCCGCGGGGCCCTGCACATCGCCACCCACGGCGCGGCCCGGGTCTGCGGCCGGGCCGCCGCCGAGGCCGTCGTCGGCACCTGCGCCTGA
- the nagB gene encoding glucosamine-6-phosphate deaminase, producing MEVVIVKDAKAGGELIADGIADLLRRKPDALLGVATGSTPLPIYDALIAQVEAGSVDASRARIAQLDEYVGLPSGHPESYRSTVLRQVVEPLGLSQEAFMGPDGSADDVLAACEAYDRALTAAGGVDLQILGIGTDGHIGFNEPCSSLASRTRIKTLTEQTRVDNARFFGNDIEQVPHHVITQGIGTILEARHLVLLATGEGKAEAVAQTVEGPVAALVPASALQLHPHATVVVDEAAASKLKLADYFRHTFAAKPAWQGI from the coding sequence GTGGAAGTTGTCATCGTCAAGGACGCCAAGGCGGGCGGCGAGCTCATCGCGGACGGCATCGCCGACCTCCTGCGCCGCAAGCCCGACGCGCTGCTCGGCGTGGCCACGGGCTCGACTCCGCTGCCCATCTACGACGCCCTGATCGCCCAGGTCGAGGCCGGCTCCGTCGACGCCTCGCGGGCCCGGATCGCCCAGCTGGACGAGTACGTCGGCCTCCCCTCGGGCCACCCGGAGTCGTACCGCTCCACGGTGCTCCGTCAGGTCGTCGAGCCGCTCGGGCTCTCCCAGGAGGCCTTCATGGGCCCCGACGGCTCCGCCGACGACGTCCTGGCGGCCTGCGAGGCCTACGACCGGGCGCTGACCGCGGCCGGTGGTGTCGACCTGCAGATCCTCGGCATCGGCACCGACGGTCACATCGGCTTCAACGAGCCGTGCTCCTCGCTCGCCTCCCGCACCCGGATCAAGACGCTCACCGAGCAGACCCGCGTGGACAACGCCCGTTTCTTCGGCAACGACATCGAGCAGGTGCCGCACCACGTCATCACCCAGGGCATCGGCACCATCCTGGAGGCCCGTCACCTGGTGCTGCTCGCCACCGGTGAGGGCAAGGCCGAGGCCGTGGCGCAGACCGTCGAGGGCCCGGTGGCGGCGCTCGTGCCGGCCTCCGCGCTCCAGCTGCACCCGCACGCCACGGTCGTGGTGGACGAGGCCGCCGCCTCCAAGCTGAAGCTCGCGGACTACTTCCGTCACACCTTCGCCGCCAAGCCCGCCTGGCAGGGCATCTGA
- a CDS encoding histidine kinase N-terminal domain-containing protein encodes MNDLVRQHTALSDSDLEWLHLLVSEWQLLSDLSFADLVLWVPTLDGTRYVSVAQMRPNTGPTSYQDDMVGHLVPRGRRPLLDAALDEGRIVREGDPEWREEVPVRVESIPVRREGRVLGVIARNTNLLTVRTPSRLELTYLQSASDLAQMIAAGTFPFPGEQVDMDSSPRAGDGLVRLDAEGIVQYASPNALSAYHRLGLAADLVGQHLGQITAELAPSRGPVDEALVTLASGYAPREFEVEGNGGVIQLRAIPLKPKGTRIGSLVLLRDVTELRRRERELITKDATIREIHHRVKNNLQTVAALLRLQARRMDAAAPGGRSAREALNEAVRRVGSIAIVHETLSQNLDERVEFDEIADRVIAMVAEISPGRITCRRNGRFGILDAEVATPLAMVLTEILQNALEHAFAPGDEGTVEVTAVRGEPRADARLLITVRDDGRGLPEGFDPQRAGNLGLQIVRTLVEGELGGSFDMLPGSERGTKVVLDIPVQPLK; translated from the coding sequence ATGAACGACCTCGTGCGCCAGCACACCGCCCTGAGCGACTCCGACCTCGAGTGGCTCCACCTGCTGGTGTCGGAGTGGCAGCTGCTCTCCGACCTCTCCTTCGCGGACCTCGTCCTCTGGGTCCCGACCCTCGACGGCACGCGGTACGTGTCCGTCGCGCAGATGCGGCCCAACACCGGCCCCACCTCCTACCAGGACGACATGGTCGGCCATCTGGTGCCGCGAGGCCGCCGCCCGCTGCTCGACGCCGCTCTCGACGAGGGCCGGATCGTCCGCGAGGGCGACCCCGAGTGGCGCGAGGAGGTCCCGGTACGGGTCGAGTCCATCCCCGTGCGCCGGGAGGGCCGGGTCCTCGGCGTCATCGCGCGCAACACCAACCTGCTGACCGTCCGCACCCCCTCCCGGCTTGAGCTGACCTACCTCCAGTCGGCCTCCGACCTCGCCCAGATGATCGCCGCCGGAACGTTTCCCTTCCCCGGCGAGCAGGTCGACATGGACTCCTCGCCGCGCGCCGGCGACGGTCTGGTCCGGCTCGACGCCGAGGGCATCGTCCAGTACGCCTCGCCCAACGCCCTTTCCGCGTACCACCGGCTCGGTCTCGCCGCCGACCTGGTCGGCCAGCACCTCGGCCAGATCACCGCCGAACTCGCCCCGTCCCGGGGCCCGGTGGACGAGGCCCTGGTCACCCTCGCCTCCGGCTACGCGCCCCGCGAGTTCGAGGTCGAGGGCAACGGCGGGGTGATCCAGCTCCGGGCGATCCCGCTCAAGCCCAAGGGCACCCGGATCGGTTCGCTCGTCCTGCTCAGGGACGTCACCGAACTGCGCCGTCGCGAGCGCGAGTTGATCACCAAGGACGCCACCATCCGGGAGATCCACCACCGGGTGAAGAACAACCTCCAGACGGTGGCCGCCTTGTTGCGCCTGCAGGCTCGCCGGATGGACGCGGCCGCCCCAGGCGGAAGAAGTGCCCGCGAGGCCCTCAACGAGGCCGTGCGGCGCGTCGGTTCGATCGCCATCGTCCATGAGACGCTGTCTCAGAACCTGGACGAGCGCGTCGAGTTCGACGAGATCGCCGACCGGGTGATCGCGATGGTCGCCGAGATCTCCCCGGGCAGGATCACCTGCCGGCGCAACGGCCGCTTCGGCATTCTGGACGCCGAGGTCGCGACCCCGCTCGCCATGGTCCTCACCGAGATCCTGCAGAACGCCTTGGAGCACGCCTTCGCCCCGGGCGACGAGGGCACCGTCGAAGTCACCGCGGTGCGCGGCGAACCCAGGGCCGATGCCCGGCTCCTGATCACCGTCCGGGACGACGGCCGCGGGCTGCCCGAGGGATTCGATCCGCAGCGCGCGGGAAATCTCGGCCTCCAGATCGTACGGACCCTGGTGGAAGGGGAGTTGGGCGGTTCCTTCGACATGCTGCCGGGCTCCGAACGCGGCACGAAGGTGGTCCTCGACATTCCCGTACAGCCGTTGAAGTAG
- a CDS encoding WhiB family transcriptional regulator — protein sequence MDWRHNAVCREEDPELFFPIGNTGPALLQIEEAKAVCRRCPVMEQCLQWALESGQDSGVWGGLSEDERRAMKRRAARNRARNASA from the coding sequence ATGGACTGGCGTCACAACGCCGTTTGTCGTGAGGAAGACCCCGAGCTGTTCTTCCCCATCGGCAACACCGGTCCTGCGCTGCTGCAGATCGAGGAAGCCAAGGCCGTCTGCCGCCGCTGCCCCGTCATGGAGCAGTGCCTGCAGTGGGCGCTCGAGTCCGGCCAGGACTCCGGCGTCTGGGGTGGCCTCAGCGAGGACGAGCGCCGCGCGATGAAGCGCCGTGCCGCTCGCAACCGGGCGCGTAACGCCAGCGCCTGA